The segment GAAATTCCTGAGGCTGCGTCAGCCGGCGATTGTAATTAAGATGGCTCCCATCCGGGCTGTGTCTCGTCTCCTCGCGCAGCCTGCGCCCTTCCTCGAATACAGGTGAATGCCGTGACCCTGAGCAATCCCCTCCTGCAGGACTTCGACCTGCCGCCCTACTCCGCCATTCGTCCGGAACATGTCGAACCGGCCGTCGACCAGATCCTCGCCGAAAACCGTGCGGCCATCGCCGAACTGCTCCAACGCCAGGACGGCACCCCCACCTGGCAGGGGCTGGTTCTGGCACTGGACGAACTGGGCGAACGCCTGGGGCGAGCCTGGAGCCCGGTGAGCCACCTGAATGCCGTGTGCAACAACGCCGAACTGCGCAATGCCTATGAGGCCTGCCTGCCCAAGCTGTCCGAATACTGGACGGAAATGGGCCAGAACCGCGCGCTGTTCCAGGCCTACGAGGCGCTGGCCGCGGGTCCCGAAGCCGCCGGTTTCGATGTGGCGCAGAAGACCATCCTCGACCATGCATTGCGCGACTTCCGCCTGTCCGGCATCGACCTGCCGGCCGACAAGCAGCAGCGTTACGGCGAAATCCAGATGAAGCTGTCCGAGCTGGGGAGCCGCTTCTCCAACCAGTTGCTGGATGCCACCCAGGCCTGGACCCGGGAAATCCACGACGAAGCAGCCCTGGCCGGTCTCACCGATTCGGCCAAGGCACAGATGAAGCAGGCTGCCGAAGCCAAGGGCCTCGGCGGCTGGCTGATCACCCTGGAATTCCCCAGCTACTACGCAGTGATGACCTACGCCGACGACCGCGCCCTGCGCGAAGAGGTCTACACCGCCTACAGCACCCGCGCCTCCGACCAGGGGCCGAACGCCGGGCAGAACGACAACGGCCCGGTGATGGCCGAAATCCTCGACCTGCGCCAGGAGCTGGCCCGCCTGCTGGGCTTCGAACATTTCTCCGACCTCAGTCTGGCCACCAAGATGGCCGAGTCCACCCCGCAGGTGCTGGGCTTCCTTCGCGATCTCGCCAAGCGCAGCAAGCCGTTCGCCGCCAAGGACCTGGACGAACTCAAGGCCTTCGCCGCCGAGCGCGGCGTGAGCGACCTGCAGAGCTGGGACGTGGGCTACTTCAGCGAGAAGCTGCGCGAACAGCGTTACAGCATTTCCCAGGAAACCCTGCGCGCCTACTTCCCCGTCGACAAGGTGCTGTCCGGCCTCTTCGCCATCGTGCAGAAGCTCTACGGCATCGAAATCCGCGAGCTGTCCGGCTTCGACACCTGGCACCCGGATGTGCGCCTGTTCGA is part of the Pseudomonas lalkuanensis genome and harbors:
- the prlC gene encoding oligopeptidase A, producing MTLSNPLLQDFDLPPYSAIRPEHVEPAVDQILAENRAAIAELLQRQDGTPTWQGLVLALDELGERLGRAWSPVSHLNAVCNNAELRNAYEACLPKLSEYWTEMGQNRALFQAYEALAAGPEAAGFDVAQKTILDHALRDFRLSGIDLPADKQQRYGEIQMKLSELGSRFSNQLLDATQAWTREIHDEAALAGLTDSAKAQMKQAAEAKGLGGWLITLEFPSYYAVMTYADDRALREEVYTAYSTRASDQGPNAGQNDNGPVMAEILDLRQELARLLGFEHFSDLSLATKMAESTPQVLGFLRDLAKRSKPFAAKDLDELKAFAAERGVSDLQSWDVGYFSEKLREQRYSISQETLRAYFPVDKVLSGLFAIVQKLYGIEIRELSGFDTWHPDVRLFEISENGQHVGRFFFDLYARANKRGGAWMDGARDKRRNVGGELVSPVANLVCNFTPAVGDKPALLTHDEVTTLFHEFGHGLHHLLTRVEHAGASGINGVAWDAVELPSQFMENWCWEPEGLALISGHYQTGEPLPQDLLDKMLAAKNFQSGLMMVRQLEFSLFDFELHATHGDGRGVLDVLEAIRSEVAVMRPPVFNRFANSFAHIFAGGYAAGYYSYKWAEVLSADAFSRFEEEGVLNPATGRAFREAILARGGSQEPMVLFVDFRGREPSIDALLRHSGLTEDAA